The following proteins are co-located in the Calliphora vicina chromosome 2, idCalVici1.1, whole genome shotgun sequence genome:
- the Rtnl1 gene encoding reticulon-1-A isoform X5, protein MAGGRKISRNNSSNQQLPERGPVESLIYWRDVKKSGIVFGAGLVTLLAISCFSVISVFAYLSLILLTGTIAFRIYKSVMQAIQKTSDGHPFKEYLEFDLTLSQEKIQNIAGVAVAHLNGFTAELRRLFLVEDLVDSIKFGVIMWVMTYIGAWFNGMTLVILAFVSLFTLPKVYENNKQSIDTYLDLARSKVAEVTEKIKVAIPIGNKKPIAAETEKDK, encoded by the exons tgGAGTCCCTTATTTACTGGCGCGATGTGAAAAAATCGGGTATTGTTTTTGGTGCTGGTCTTGTCACACTTTTGGCCATTTCATGTTTCTCTGTCATCAGTGTATTTGCCTATTTGTCGTTGATCTTACTGACAGGCACAATTGCCTTCAGAATCTATAAATCAGTTATGCAGGCCATACAAAAGACCTCCGATGGTCATCCCTTCAA AGAATATTTGGAATTCGATTTAACATTGTCCCAAGAGAAAATCCAAAATATTGCCGGTGTTGCTGTTGCCCATTTAAATGGCTTCACTGCTGAATTGAGAAGATTGTTCTTGGTTGAGGATTTAGTCGATTCCATTAAATTCGGTGTGATTATGTGGGTTATGACCTACATTGGAGCTTGGTTCAATGGCATGACATTGGTGATTTTGG CCTTTGTCTCCTTGTTCACCTTGCCCAAGGTCtatgaaaacaacaaacaatCTATTGATACTTACTTGGATTTGGCCAGAAGCAAAGTTGCTGAAGTAACCGAAAA GATCAAAGTAGCCATTCCCATTGGCAACAAGAAGCCCATTGCTGCTGAAACCGAAAAGGACAAGTAA
- the Rtnl1 gene encoding reticulon-1-A isoform X6: protein MSKMESLIYWRDVKKSGIVFGAGLVTLLAISCFSVISVFAYLSLILLTGTIAFRIYKSVMQAIQKTSDGHPFKEYLEFDLTLSQEKIQNIAGVAVAHLNGFTAELRRLFLVEDLVDSIKFGVIMWVMTYIGAWFNGMTLVILAFVSLFTLPKVYENNKQSIDTYLDLARSKVAEVTEKIKVAIPIGNKKPIAAETEKDK from the exons tgGAGTCCCTTATTTACTGGCGCGATGTGAAAAAATCGGGTATTGTTTTTGGTGCTGGTCTTGTCACACTTTTGGCCATTTCATGTTTCTCTGTCATCAGTGTATTTGCCTATTTGTCGTTGATCTTACTGACAGGCACAATTGCCTTCAGAATCTATAAATCAGTTATGCAGGCCATACAAAAGACCTCCGATGGTCATCCCTTCAA AGAATATTTGGAATTCGATTTAACATTGTCCCAAGAGAAAATCCAAAATATTGCCGGTGTTGCTGTTGCCCATTTAAATGGCTTCACTGCTGAATTGAGAAGATTGTTCTTGGTTGAGGATTTAGTCGATTCCATTAAATTCGGTGTGATTATGTGGGTTATGACCTACATTGGAGCTTGGTTCAATGGCATGACATTGGTGATTTTGG CCTTTGTCTCCTTGTTCACCTTGCCCAAGGTCtatgaaaacaacaaacaatCTATTGATACTTACTTGGATTTGGCCAGAAGCAAAGTTGCTGAAGTAACCGAAAA GATCAAAGTAGCCATTCCCATTGGCAACAAGAAGCCCATTGCTGCTGAAACCGAAAAGGACAAGTAA